In a genomic window of Lepisosteus oculatus isolate fLepOcu1 chromosome 3, fLepOcu1.hap2, whole genome shotgun sequence:
- the and3 gene encoding actinodin3 has protein sequence MMAQIFLAGALCCTTLLPGLLEATSLMKIIKPEGEQAQTVSTVTIDPAKAHDFLSSRSRPKRNADKWHRNSPDFQAYYKYYNSIGHTEGLYEIDRIRMLYQQMRHLEQVHGSNAPYYQYTLGLAPTKCDPSKDKKCKTTLPPPPPPTTPAPPAPLQQTLIRYLCDPRDHTCQPHIVYMTLGSSPFPCDPRYDPACQTPQTEEPPKTEEPPPPPPPPAPKKSVPLPPPPPPPPRPYKAMEYDCDPYWDPDCLREVPHMLTKGKSHPQVPEPPPVEEEEEEEEEEEEPAPPQPQKKVKMPLPYPYYVHGQYYNYNPYDPYTYTHHTPDSQ, from the exons ATGATGGCTCAGATATTCCTGGCGGGGGCACTGTGCTGCACCACATTGCTTCCAG GGCTGCTGGAAGCCACGTCGCTGATGAAGATCATTAAGCCTGAAG GGGAGCAGGCTCAGACGGTCAGCACTGTGACGATCGACCCAGCCAAGGCCCACGACTTCCTGTCCTCTCGCTCCCGGCCCAAACGCAACGCCGATAAGTGGCACCGCAACAGTCCGGACTTCCAGGCCTACTACAAATACTACAACAGCATCGGCCACACTGAAGGG CTCTATGAGATTGACCGGATCAGGATGCTGTACCAGCAGATGCGTCACCTCGAGCAGGTCCACGGCTCTAATGCCCCCTATTACCAGTACACTCTGGGCCTGGCGCCCACCAAGTGTGACCCGAGCAAGGACAAGAAGTGCAAGACCACcctgcccccccctccccctcccaccacccctGCGCCTCCTGCCCCACTGCAGCAGACCCTGATCCGCTACCTCTGTGACCCCCGGGACCACACCTGCCAGCCCCACATCGTCTACATGACCCTGGGCTCCAGCCCTTTTCCCTGTGACCCTCGCTACGACCCTGCCTGCCAGACCCCCCAAACCGAGGAGCCCCCCAAAACCGAGGAGCCCCCTCCACCCCCTCCGCCCCCAGCTCCGAAAAAATCAGttccccttcctcctcctcctccccctcccccaagaCCTTACAAAGCCATGGAGTACGACTGCGACCCCTACTGGGACCCCGACTGCCTGAGAGAGGTGCCCCACATGCTCACCAAAGGGAAGTCCCACCCCCAGGTGCCTGAGCCCCCCCCtgtggaggaagaggaggaggaggaggaggaagaggaagagccTGCTCCGCCCCAGCCTCAGAAGAAGGTTAAGATGCCTTTGCCCTATCCCTACTATGTCCATGGGCAGTACTACAACTACAACCCCTATGACCCCTACACCTACACCCATCACACTCCAGACAGCCAGTGA
- the mcm7 gene encoding DNA replication licensing factor MCM7 isoform X1 codes for MSEVRVCVCPGVGGLSSLPDPSSGSVLKTEERPWIGVRGRHVRHCLLVDIDSLSNKEISADTEKCRKFLQEFYTEDDAGKKVFKYGVQLVSVAHREQVSLVIDLDDVGEEDPELVESVCENTRRYAGLFADAVHELLPEYREREHVAKDSLDVYIEHRLLMEQRGRDPSDTRDSRNQYPPELMRRFEVYFKPPSTMKPRGVRDVKADSIGKLVTVRGIVTRTTEVKPMMVVATYTCDQCGAETYQPIQSSSFMPIIMCPSQDCVTNKSGGRLYLQTRGSKFIKFQELRIQEHSDQVPVGNIPRSMTVFVRGENTRLAQPGDHVAISGIFLPQLKSGFRQAVQGLLSETYLEAHRIIMMNKTEDDELGTEELSEEELRQITEEDFYEKLAASIAPEIYGHEDVKKALLLLLVGGVEQAPRGMKIRGTINICLMGDPGVAKSQLLSYIDRLAPRSQYTTGRGSSGVGLTAAVMRDPLTGELTLEGGALVLADQGVCCIDEFDKMMDADRTAIHEVMEQQTISIAKAGIMTSLNARCSILAAANPAYGRYNPRKTVEQNIQLPAALLSRFDLLWLIQDRPDREGDLRLAQHITYVHQHCRQPPSHFTPIEMKLMRRYIALCKKKQPVVPEALADYITAAYVEMRKEARTNKDMTFTSARTLLSILRLSTALARLRLVDTVEKEDVNEAMRLMEMSKDSLQAEKNQSTRAQRPADVIFAALREMVPEKGVRSVRFADALQRCVSKGFTPVQFESALEEYEELNVWQVNQARTRITFV; via the exons ATGTCTGAGGTCCGCGTGTGTGTTTGTCCCGGTGTTGGTGGGCTCTCTTCCCTCCCCGATCCGAGTTCAGGCTCAGTTTTAAAGACGGAAGAACGGCCGTGGATTGGAGTTCGTGGGCGCCATGTGCGGCACTGTTTACTAGTGGACATCGACTCCCTCTCCAACAAAGAGATCAGCGCGGACACGG AGAAGTGCAGGAAGTTCCTGCAGGAGTTCTACACTGAGGATGACGCTGGGAAGAAGGTCTTCAAGTACGGCGTTCAGCTG gtGTCGGTGGCTCACAGGGAGCAGGTGTCCCTGGTGATCGACCTGGACGATGTCGGGGAGGAGGACCCTGAGCTGGTGGAGAGCGTGTGCGAGAACACGCGCCGCTACGCCGGCCTGTTTGCCGACGCCGTGCACGAGCTGTTGCCCGAGTACCGGGAGAGAGAG CATGTGGCCAAGGACTCCTTGGACGTCTACATCGAGCACCGGCTGCTCATGGAGCAGAGAGGTCGTGACCCCAGCGACACCCGGGACTCCCGGAACCAGTACCCGCCTGAGCTGATGAGAAGATT CGAGGTGTACTTCAAGCCCCCCAGCACGATGAAACCAAGAGGGGTGCGCGATGTGAAGGCCGACAGTATCGGGAAGCTGGTGACGGTGCGCGGGATAGTGACCCGGACGACGGAGGTCAAGCCCATGATGGTGGTCGCCACCTACACCTGTGACCAGTGTGGCGCAGAGACGTACCAACCG ATCCAGTCCTCCTCCTTCATGCCGATCATCATGTGCCCCAGTCAGGACTGTGTCACCAACAAGTCAGGAGGGCGGCTTTACCTACAGACTCGTGGGTCAAAGTTCATCAAGTTCCAGGAGCTCAGGATTCAGGAGCAT AGTGACCAGGTGCCGGTGGGGAACATCCCGCGCAGCATGACGGTGTTTGTGCGCGGTGAGAACACTCGGCTGGCCCAGCCTGGGGACCATGTGGCCATCTCTGGCATCTTCCTGCCCCAGCTGAAGAGCGGCTTCAGGCAGGCCGTGCAG GGCCTGCTGTCAGAGACGTACCTGGAGGCCCACAGGATCATCATGATGAACAAGACTGAGGACGACGAGCTGGGCACTGAGGAGCTGAGCGAGGAGGAGCTGCGACAGATCACAG AGGAGGATTTCTACGAGAAGCTGGCCGCCTCCATCGCCCCTGAGATCTACGGCCACGAAGATGTCAAGAaggccctgctgctgctgctggtgggcgGGGTGGAGCAGGCGCCCCGCGGCATGAAGATCAGGG GGACCATTAACATCTGCCTGATGGGCGATCCCGGAGTGGCCAAGTCCCAGCTGCTGTCCTACATTGACCGGCTGGCCCCGCGCA GTCAGTACACCACAGGTCGCGGCTCCTCCGGGGTGGGGCTGACGGCGGCAGTGATGCGGGACCCGCTGACAGGCGAGCTGACCCTGGAGGGCGGGGCGCTGGTGCTGGCGGACCAGGGCGTGTGCTGCATCGATGAGTTCGACAAAATGATGGACGCCGACCGCACCGCCATCCACGAGGTGATGGAGCAGCAGACCATCTCCATCGCCAAG GCGGGCATTATGACCTCCCTGAACGCGCGCTGCTCCATCCTGGCGGCAGCAAACCCCGCGTACGGCCGCTACAACCCCCGCAAGACGGTGGAGCAGAACATCCAGCTGCCGGCGGCCCTGCTGTCGCGCTTCGACCTGCTGTGGCTGATCCAGGACCGGCCCGACCGCGAGGGCGACCTGCGGCTGGCCCAGCACATCACCTACGTGCACCAGCACTGCCGCCAGCCCCCCTCCCACTTCACCCCCATCGAAATGAAGCTCATGAG GCGCTACATCGCCCTGTGTAAGAAGAAGCAGCCTGTGGTGCCCGAGGCGCTGGCAGACTACATCACGGCCGCCTACGTGGAGATGAGGAAGGAGGCGCGCACCAACAAGGACATGACCTTCACCTCTGCCCGCACACTGCTGTCCATCCTCCGCCTGTCCACTGCACTG GCTCGCCTGCGATTGGTGGACACCGTGGAGAAGGAGGATGTGAACGAGGCCATGCGTCTGATGGAGATGTCCAAGGACTCGCTGCAAGCAGAGAAGAACCAGAGCACAAG agcCCAGCGGCCGGCGGACGTGATCTTCGCTGCGCTCAGAGAGATGGTCCCGGAGAAGGGGGTGCGCAGCGTGCGGTTTGCGGATGCCCTGCAGCGCTGCGTGTCGAAGGGCTTCACTCCTGTGCAGTTCGAGTCTGCGCTGGAGGAGTACGAGGAGCTCAATGTGTGGCAGGTCAACCAGGCTCGCACCCGCATCACCTTTGTGTAG
- the mcm7 gene encoding DNA replication licensing factor MCM7 isoform X2 codes for MPPKDYQAEKEKCRKFLQEFYTEDDAGKKVFKYGVQLVSVAHREQVSLVIDLDDVGEEDPELVESVCENTRRYAGLFADAVHELLPEYREREHVAKDSLDVYIEHRLLMEQRGRDPSDTRDSRNQYPPELMRRFEVYFKPPSTMKPRGVRDVKADSIGKLVTVRGIVTRTTEVKPMMVVATYTCDQCGAETYQPIQSSSFMPIIMCPSQDCVTNKSGGRLYLQTRGSKFIKFQELRIQEHSDQVPVGNIPRSMTVFVRGENTRLAQPGDHVAISGIFLPQLKSGFRQAVQGLLSETYLEAHRIIMMNKTEDDELGTEELSEEELRQITEEDFYEKLAASIAPEIYGHEDVKKALLLLLVGGVEQAPRGMKIRGTINICLMGDPGVAKSQLLSYIDRLAPRSQYTTGRGSSGVGLTAAVMRDPLTGELTLEGGALVLADQGVCCIDEFDKMMDADRTAIHEVMEQQTISIAKAGIMTSLNARCSILAAANPAYGRYNPRKTVEQNIQLPAALLSRFDLLWLIQDRPDREGDLRLAQHITYVHQHCRQPPSHFTPIEMKLMRRYIALCKKKQPVVPEALADYITAAYVEMRKEARTNKDMTFTSARTLLSILRLSTALARLRLVDTVEKEDVNEAMRLMEMSKDSLQAEKNQSTRAQRPADVIFAALREMVPEKGVRSVRFADALQRCVSKGFTPVQFESALEEYEELNVWQVNQARTRITFV; via the exons ATGCCTCCTAAGGACTACCAGGCGGAGAAGG AGAAGTGCAGGAAGTTCCTGCAGGAGTTCTACACTGAGGATGACGCTGGGAAGAAGGTCTTCAAGTACGGCGTTCAGCTG gtGTCGGTGGCTCACAGGGAGCAGGTGTCCCTGGTGATCGACCTGGACGATGTCGGGGAGGAGGACCCTGAGCTGGTGGAGAGCGTGTGCGAGAACACGCGCCGCTACGCCGGCCTGTTTGCCGACGCCGTGCACGAGCTGTTGCCCGAGTACCGGGAGAGAGAG CATGTGGCCAAGGACTCCTTGGACGTCTACATCGAGCACCGGCTGCTCATGGAGCAGAGAGGTCGTGACCCCAGCGACACCCGGGACTCCCGGAACCAGTACCCGCCTGAGCTGATGAGAAGATT CGAGGTGTACTTCAAGCCCCCCAGCACGATGAAACCAAGAGGGGTGCGCGATGTGAAGGCCGACAGTATCGGGAAGCTGGTGACGGTGCGCGGGATAGTGACCCGGACGACGGAGGTCAAGCCCATGATGGTGGTCGCCACCTACACCTGTGACCAGTGTGGCGCAGAGACGTACCAACCG ATCCAGTCCTCCTCCTTCATGCCGATCATCATGTGCCCCAGTCAGGACTGTGTCACCAACAAGTCAGGAGGGCGGCTTTACCTACAGACTCGTGGGTCAAAGTTCATCAAGTTCCAGGAGCTCAGGATTCAGGAGCAT AGTGACCAGGTGCCGGTGGGGAACATCCCGCGCAGCATGACGGTGTTTGTGCGCGGTGAGAACACTCGGCTGGCCCAGCCTGGGGACCATGTGGCCATCTCTGGCATCTTCCTGCCCCAGCTGAAGAGCGGCTTCAGGCAGGCCGTGCAG GGCCTGCTGTCAGAGACGTACCTGGAGGCCCACAGGATCATCATGATGAACAAGACTGAGGACGACGAGCTGGGCACTGAGGAGCTGAGCGAGGAGGAGCTGCGACAGATCACAG AGGAGGATTTCTACGAGAAGCTGGCCGCCTCCATCGCCCCTGAGATCTACGGCCACGAAGATGTCAAGAaggccctgctgctgctgctggtgggcgGGGTGGAGCAGGCGCCCCGCGGCATGAAGATCAGGG GGACCATTAACATCTGCCTGATGGGCGATCCCGGAGTGGCCAAGTCCCAGCTGCTGTCCTACATTGACCGGCTGGCCCCGCGCA GTCAGTACACCACAGGTCGCGGCTCCTCCGGGGTGGGGCTGACGGCGGCAGTGATGCGGGACCCGCTGACAGGCGAGCTGACCCTGGAGGGCGGGGCGCTGGTGCTGGCGGACCAGGGCGTGTGCTGCATCGATGAGTTCGACAAAATGATGGACGCCGACCGCACCGCCATCCACGAGGTGATGGAGCAGCAGACCATCTCCATCGCCAAG GCGGGCATTATGACCTCCCTGAACGCGCGCTGCTCCATCCTGGCGGCAGCAAACCCCGCGTACGGCCGCTACAACCCCCGCAAGACGGTGGAGCAGAACATCCAGCTGCCGGCGGCCCTGCTGTCGCGCTTCGACCTGCTGTGGCTGATCCAGGACCGGCCCGACCGCGAGGGCGACCTGCGGCTGGCCCAGCACATCACCTACGTGCACCAGCACTGCCGCCAGCCCCCCTCCCACTTCACCCCCATCGAAATGAAGCTCATGAG GCGCTACATCGCCCTGTGTAAGAAGAAGCAGCCTGTGGTGCCCGAGGCGCTGGCAGACTACATCACGGCCGCCTACGTGGAGATGAGGAAGGAGGCGCGCACCAACAAGGACATGACCTTCACCTCTGCCCGCACACTGCTGTCCATCCTCCGCCTGTCCACTGCACTG GCTCGCCTGCGATTGGTGGACACCGTGGAGAAGGAGGATGTGAACGAGGCCATGCGTCTGATGGAGATGTCCAAGGACTCGCTGCAAGCAGAGAAGAACCAGAGCACAAG agcCCAGCGGCCGGCGGACGTGATCTTCGCTGCGCTCAGAGAGATGGTCCCGGAGAAGGGGGTGCGCAGCGTGCGGTTTGCGGATGCCCTGCAGCGCTGCGTGTCGAAGGGCTTCACTCCTGTGCAGTTCGAGTCTGCGCTGGAGGAGTACGAGGAGCTCAATGTGTGGCAGGTCAACCAGGCTCGCACCCGCATCACCTTTGTGTAG